TCATTAATGCGCACAAACGTTACAGACATTGGTATACTGTTGTCTGCTTGCAAAAATAAATCTTCTCAAGCAGTCCTATTTGTATTTTCCTTGAATTTACTTATTTGTTTGatgtgaaatgaataaaataactttAGTTTCATTATGAATTAATTGTGATGTTTACAGCCGACATTAACACTCCAGCCCACTAGGTTGCAATAACGCATCATTATTTATGTTTGCCAACTTGCATTGGCCCACGAAGAAGAAAGACCGCCGAAGAAGAAAGACCGCCAAAGAAGAAGTCGGCGAGCTGGAATAAGAAAACCCGCTATAACTAGCTCGACTCAGCTAATCTTGCCTTACACTACACCAGAGCCAGCCGGTAAGTCATTGTCACTCAACATAAACTTTCATCTCAAACTGCACCACTTGGTAATTTAGATCAAATATCAAATTTTAGAGTATGTTTGCTTTGATTGCTGTCTAGGCTACACGAAAGCCCATAGCCATGGGAAGCGTGGCacgtttgtttttgtcaatactCATTCAACTCATTGAACTCGAAATGGTCTACTCGTTGATGGTTCTTTGAAAACGTTCCTATTTATCATTTTGACATCAGAAACATGatgctatttttaaaatttgccGGTGTGGGATTTCATGGCAGATTCTGGAACGATCGCGCGCGCAATATCAATCATGTCGACACCATTGTCCTTTGAGTCTAAACATGCATATTTGCTTTCAATTTCAAAGCCGATCTCAATTGTATGTGTGCGTATTTGGTGGTTTGCTATTTGGTTTCGTTTTCCTGCCATTTTCAGTTAAACGTAACTCAACAATAGTCGTCATCAATGGAATAAAAGTAGCTAGTGCACTCAAAGTATTTTTCGGAAGGTAAATCGGTTTTAATAAACAATCGTAACAGctccaaaaaaatcttgaattgcGGGTAAGTCACAAACCAAACTATATATTTCTTGCCTTTGTCttccaagttttttttggggATCCGTGACTTCCAACAAAGCAGTCATGACTTCGACATCTAAGAAACATAGAGACTTTGTGTCAGAACCCATGGGTGAAAAACAGGTTTTTTGTCTTGGAGGCATCGGCGAAGTTCTAGGCAAAAGGCTGGAGGAGAAAGGCTTTGACAAGGTACATTTTCctactataaatatatatttttaggcatccgtacatattttaaatagatttatTCCCCCTCTAAATGGTTATGGTTTTAATCGggttatatttttcaatatatgtgtatatatctagcTCTATGAAATCCTATTAGTCCATTCAAGTTGTTCTCTTTATTCAACAGGCGTATGTTGTCCTCGGACAATTTCTAGTGTTGAAGAAAGATGAGGAGCTTTTCCATGAATGGCTTAAAGACACTTGTGGAGCAAATACAAAACAGCAGGGTGACTGCTTCAACTGCCTTAAAGATTGGTGTGATGCCTTCCTATAAAGCATTGCTCTgattttgtttgggttttttttaaatctatttttgtagTGCAAACTGGCCATTGGCACACTAGGAAGCTATTAAAGTGAAGTTTTAATCATGTTGTTCTCAAActtcatgctttttttccccattcatgGGCTGCATGATGCTTCAGTTTTTTCCTTAAAGTTCTAAAATATTGACACAAATGCATTCTGCTAGCAAATGTTGTATACATGATCTTAATAGACCATTTGCCCACTCAATGAATTGTGCATATGTAGCATCCATTTTGATGATTGTCGACTGCAAATGTTTAAAAGCTTCTTCCCTGATGGGCACAgttgaaaactacaaaaaaaagagaaactgacACTGTATGTGAAAATAAAGGAAACTTTTAAAAGTATGATCTTCCAACTTGGATGGTTCCAACATGATTATATGTCTAGCTTTCGCTAAATTTTCACTCGGGCTACAACATTATATATACAATCAAAAGTACAAGGACaggccaaaaaatatatagttaaaataatttttctAGAGTTTGCTATCTGGTGTAACTTCACTTTTAACATAAGCTGCCTTACTACTCTTTTTAATCAAACTAATCTTGAATTGTGTGTTTGAGTGCAAAACTTGTATTTTACTAATTCTTGTAAGCCTAAGAAATAGACTTAAGTGTTCACTGCATGCTATCTGTTGGTCAAATAAAATCTATACTTAATTAAAGGCATTCCATCTCATTCAATGCAGTAAAATTATGCATCATTATGTCATAAATCAGAATTTGCTATTCTCTTTTTAAGGTGATGTCACAGAACAAAAGTATCAAAGGGAATTTAGGGCTCCTTTTCCGATTCCGAGTTTGCAACTAGAAAGGTCAAAAAAGGTACAATGTTTTCCTTTAAAACTTGTTTTGTCAATGTCCTTTTTGTCGTGTTCACTTTGGCAAATAACATCACAGTTGAATTCATGCCTTTATATCACAGATTTTATTCCAGGCATGgtgatttcttttcttttcaggttTATGTATTACAAATGGTCAAAAACCGAAATGAAAAATAGTAGAAATGCAGATGATTTACATTTCTTTccattgaaatgaaacaaagttagcaaatgtttttttctagctAGGAACTCATtggcataaaaaaaatggtgatgcaTTTGTAAATGAAATATGGATTTACCCTCATGGTCCATTAAATTAGGTACCCCGACACTCTACTATTTAATAGGGGCATAATAGTTCAAATACTACAAACAATGTTGTAATAAGATCCTGTATGATAGAACATGACAATTCTCGAGAGTAATAAGAAAAAAGTAGCCTTAAAATTCGGTATATTTTTTGGTACTTGACCTCATAGATTTCACTCATTAATGAAATGTAATTGAAAACTGATACTGTTCATACTTGTGCCTTTTGTACACCGACAAAATCTCATAATTGTTTTAAACCAATCCCAACTCACTAATATGGCTTTAAAGAATCAACAGCAATGCTAAATAACAATGAGTAATGCATTAGTGTTGATCCAAAGTTAAATACATCCATTAAAAACGAGGTGTTATCTCACCGATGACCGCTTTGTATGTCGATATACCGGTAGTTACACCTGGCAACTCTGATGGCTCTGTCTCATAGTCACGCAATTAAACCATCGAGCTCACTTTGTTTTGGACTGTGCACTGGACACCATGCTCAAGTAGCGCCATTGTTCGTACACATGCTACTCTTCATTtgtacttttgttttgaaaggtaGCAACCGTCCCTGAATGAGTTCAAAGCAGAGCGCAAAAGAACTTCTTCTCACGGAAAGGGTTTTCCGAAGTGGGCACGGGTGTGATCAGGGGGTCGTCGCAAGCGTGGGCGTCGCAGTATGCCATCAGGTCAGCCGCCGCCTTGGACACCTGTAGAGGTTCAGATAACGGCCTTGACATCGAAATATATGTGCTATCAAATGTAATGGTGGAGGTTTTGTCACTCAAGCTAATAACGGATGTTATACTAAGAACTTTCTAGGACTGATACCCACAATTCTTTCAAATCTAACCAATAGTGTGGCTTCAATTTTGACCAATTGGGAATTTCGTAAGGGCCTCATTTCTCACAGCATCTTGAATCGTTGCATCGATCATCTGATGTaccaaataatgtaaaaaaaaatctaataatcgGACGtagtcgtcatcattgactcgacaaaacctaattgtcatcatacccagctccGTATGGCGAAATTGGTAATTTCATTGGTAATCGCATTTGGCAATCTCGTCgctaaattgaacaaaaatatttactctCTAGCACCACCTAGAAGGTTTTTGTAACGGATCATCTTAAAAAATGACGGCAGTAAAGCGAACCCCTATCGGTCCGGATCGGTCTGACCAGTTTTTTCGTTACGTTACGGGAAAAAATTCACGCACGGTCCAGTTTGTGAGGAACCCAGCTTTACCTTTATCCTGCAGAAACTAGCTTCGATCTTTAGTTGCTCAACCAGCTTCCTGGCTTGACCGACACTCATGGTGCTGTTCACTGGGGTATCTCCTTTCATTCTGGGCACAAACGGTACAGACAACCTTTAGGAACACACACTCAATATCACACTTTCATTTCAACC
This portion of the Stigmatopora nigra isolate UIUO_SnigA chromosome 19, RoL_Snig_1.1, whole genome shotgun sequence genome encodes:
- the banf1 gene encoding barrier-to-autointegration factor is translated as MTSTSKKHRDFVSEPMGEKQVFCLGGIGEVLGKRLEEKGFDKAYVVLGQFLVLKKDEELFHEWLKDTCGANTKQQGDCFNCLKDWCDAFL